GGCAGTCGAGCACGTCTTTCGGTATGGCCATCGGTTCCTCCAGTGGTTACGGGTTGTAACCGACGATGACCATTTACACAAAGTTTTTTACACCCTCGTCCTTCCGGCCCTGACCTTTGCCTCCATCTGGACCATCGACCCCGACCATTCCAATATCGGATTCAAAGTCCGCCACCTCATGGTCTCCAACGTGAAGGGAAGTTTCAACAAATTTACCGGCACTGTTGAGATCAATGACAAAGATATCAGTAAGTCAAAGGTTGAAGTCATCATCGACACCAACTCCATAAATACCAATGTCGAGAAGCGTGACGAGCACCTGCGCAGTGCCGACTTTTTCGATGTTGCCAAGTATCCGACCATGACCTTCGTCTCCAGAAAAGTGGTTGCCGCCGGTGCTGGTCATCTCAAAGTCACAGGTGACATGACTCTGCACGGTGTAACCAAAGA
The DNA window shown above is from Deltaproteobacteria bacterium HGW-Deltaproteobacteria-4 and carries:
- a CDS encoding protein yceI precursor, yielding MTFASIWTIDPDHSNIGFKVRHLMVSNVKGSFNKFTGTVEINDKDISKSKVEVIIDTNSINTNVEKRDEHLRSADFFDVAKYPTMTFVSRKVVAAGAGHLKVTGDMTLHGVTKEVVLDVEGPTPDSKDPWGNIRKGATATTKINRKDFGLLWNAALETGGVVVGDDVIITLEIELIKK